A region of Beijerinckia sp. 28-YEA-48 DNA encodes the following proteins:
- a CDS encoding tripartite tricarboxylate transporter substrate-binding protein, whose product MSINRRKVLAGAAAASASLIAKPTLAQNQPIKIIYPFAPGGGGDGVVRYLADQMRQALGETVIVENRVGADGRIGVRAVTSAPPDGRTFLFSPFGPIVVQPSVYTNLPYNPLTDLVPVAQVCTQEFALSTGPMTGAKNLDELVKWLRANPDKAAFGSPGAGTIPHFSGVIFANAAKVELRHVPFRGTAPVLNDLVAGQIALASTPAPDAAELHKSGQLRVLATTGAERSSFMPDVPTYKEQGYDIVAQGWYAFHAPAHTPQAIVEKVGGVLIDAVKSPAGKEIMIRLGQSPTGKPGSELAVIQKRDFEFWAGPIKASGFKPTD is encoded by the coding sequence ATGAGCATCAACAGAAGAAAAGTACTCGCCGGCGCGGCTGCCGCATCGGCGAGCCTTATAGCTAAACCAACGCTGGCGCAGAACCAGCCGATCAAGATCATCTATCCGTTCGCGCCCGGCGGCGGCGGTGATGGCGTCGTCCGTTACCTCGCCGACCAGATGCGCCAGGCGCTTGGCGAAACGGTCATTGTCGAGAACCGTGTCGGCGCTGATGGCCGCATTGGCGTGCGCGCCGTCACTTCGGCGCCGCCGGACGGACGCACCTTTCTGTTCTCGCCTTTCGGCCCGATCGTCGTTCAACCCAGCGTCTACACCAACCTACCCTATAACCCGCTCACCGACCTGGTGCCGGTGGCGCAGGTTTGCACGCAGGAGTTCGCGCTCTCGACCGGCCCGATGACGGGTGCGAAAAATCTCGATGAACTGGTCAAATGGCTGCGCGCCAATCCCGACAAGGCCGCCTTCGGCTCGCCCGGTGCCGGCACGATCCCGCATTTCTCCGGGGTGATCTTCGCCAACGCCGCCAAGGTCGAATTGCGCCACGTGCCGTTTCGCGGCACCGCGCCCGTCCTCAATGATCTCGTCGCCGGCCAGATCGCTTTGGCCTCGACGCCGGCGCCCGACGCGGCCGAACTGCACAAGAGCGGCCAGCTGCGCGTGCTTGCTACCACCGGGGCCGAGCGCTCGTCTTTCATGCCCGACGTACCGACCTATAAGGAACAGGGTTACGATATCGTCGCCCAGGGCTGGTATGCTTTCCACGCACCGGCCCACACGCCGCAAGCCATCGTCGAGAAGGTCGGCGGCGTTTTGATCGACGCGGTCAAGAGCCCGGCCGGCAAGGAGATCATGATCCGTCTCGGCCAATCGCCAACCGGCAAGCCCGGCTCGGAACTCGCTGTCATCCAGAAGCGCGATTTCGAATTCTGGGCGGGCCCGATCAAGGCCTCGGGCTTCAAGCCGACGGATTGA